Proteins co-encoded in one Dyella japonica A8 genomic window:
- a CDS encoding DUF1348 family protein, whose amino-acid sequence MESRPPVPPFTAETAAQKVRLAEDGWNSRDPSRVVLAYSPDTYWRNRAEFIHGREEAQAFLTRKWNRELDYRLIKELWTFAGNRIAVRFAYEWHDDSGQWYRSYGNENWQFDEHGLMTHRHASINDLRIAESERRYHWPLGRRPDDHPGLSELGF is encoded by the coding sequence ATGGAAAGCCGTCCCCCGGTTCCTCCCTTCACCGCCGAGACGGCCGCGCAGAAAGTGCGGCTCGCCGAGGATGGGTGGAACAGCCGCGATCCCTCCCGCGTGGTGCTGGCGTATTCACCCGATACCTACTGGCGCAACCGCGCGGAGTTCATCCACGGACGTGAGGAGGCGCAGGCCTTCCTCACGCGCAAATGGAACCGCGAGCTTGATTACCGCCTCATCAAGGAGCTGTGGACCTTCGCGGGCAACCGCATCGCCGTGCGCTTCGCCTACGAATGGCACGACGACTCGGGCCAGTGGTACCGCAGCTACGGCAACGAGAACTGGCAGTTCGACGAGCATGGCCTGATGACGCATCGCCACGCGTCGATCAACGACCTGCGCATCGCCGAGTCGGAACGCCGATACCACTGGCCGCTCGGGCGCCGCCCGGACGATCATCCGGGCTTGAGCGAGCTGGGCTTTTGA
- a CDS encoding MFS transporter: protein MSASAPALDPGTPPVRVPHVGLVILALAVGGFAIGTTEFATMSMLPLFAQGLGIDAPTAGHAISAYALGVVVGAPVITVLGARMPRRALLLMLMAMFTVFNGLTGLSPSYHWMLVFRFLSGLPHGAYFGVGALVASSLVPANRRTRAVGQMFLGLTCATIVGVPLASWLGQSVGWRWSFALVALLGVATMSAVYAFAPDTPADRNASPLRELGALKRPQVWMTLGIGAIGFGGLFAVYTYLADILLKVTQLSLDAVPWVMGVFGVGMTLGNLVVPHFADRALMRTAGALLTWSMVILAIFPFTAGHVWTLGATVFLIGMGGALGTVLQTRLMDVAGDAQGLAASLNHSAFNAANALGPFLGGLAIAHGYGWTSPGWVGSGLALGGLLLWFVSMAMDRRVDAMTACESC, encoded by the coding sequence ATGTCTGCATCCGCACCCGCACTTGATCCGGGCACGCCGCCCGTTCGTGTTCCCCATGTAGGGCTGGTCATCCTTGCCCTTGCCGTGGGTGGCTTTGCCATCGGCACCACGGAATTCGCCACCATGAGCATGCTGCCGCTGTTTGCGCAGGGCCTGGGCATCGATGCGCCCACGGCAGGCCATGCGATCAGTGCGTATGCGCTGGGCGTGGTGGTGGGTGCGCCGGTAATCACCGTGCTTGGCGCACGCATGCCACGTCGCGCCTTGCTGCTGATGCTGATGGCGATGTTCACCGTGTTCAACGGACTCACCGGGCTCTCGCCCAGCTATCACTGGATGCTGGTGTTCCGCTTCCTGAGCGGCCTGCCGCATGGCGCGTACTTCGGCGTCGGCGCGCTGGTGGCCAGTTCGCTGGTGCCTGCCAACCGCCGCACGCGCGCGGTGGGACAGATGTTCCTGGGCCTGACCTGCGCCACCATCGTCGGTGTGCCGCTGGCGAGCTGGCTGGGGCAGTCCGTGGGCTGGCGCTGGAGCTTCGCGCTGGTGGCCCTGCTGGGCGTGGCGACGATGAGCGCGGTGTATGCGTTCGCGCCGGACACGCCCGCCGACCGCAACGCGAGCCCGCTGCGCGAGCTCGGCGCGCTGAAGCGCCCGCAGGTGTGGATGACGCTGGGCATCGGCGCCATCGGTTTCGGCGGCCTGTTCGCGGTCTACACCTATCTCGCCGACATCCTGCTCAAGGTGACGCAACTGTCGCTGGACGCGGTGCCGTGGGTGATGGGCGTGTTCGGCGTGGGCATGACGCTGGGCAACCTGGTCGTGCCCCATTTCGCCGATCGTGCGCTGATGCGCACAGCAGGTGCCCTGCTGACGTGGAGCATGGTGATCCTCGCCATCTTCCCGTTCACCGCCGGCCACGTATGGACGCTGGGCGCCACCGTGTTCCTGATCGGCATGGGCGGCGCGCTTGGCACCGTGTTGCAGACGCGGCTGATGGACGTGGCGGGCGACGCGCAAGGCCTCGCCGCCTCGCTCAACCACTCCGCCTTCAATGCTGCCAACGCACTTGGCCCCTTCCTCGGCGGCCTTGCCATTGCGCACGGTTACGGCTGGACCTCGCCCGGCTGGGTGGGTAGCGGCCTCGCGCTGGGTGGCTTGTTGCTGTGGTTCGTGTCGATGGCGATGGACCGGCGCGTGGATGCCATGACGGCGTGTGAATCCTGCTGA
- a CDS encoding LysE family translocator, whose protein sequence is MDIHTLLLFAATVLPLICVPGPDMLFIASQAVTGNAHAGLQATAGVCLGYVLHSLLVALGLAAVIATSPVLFHAFRWMGVLYLIWLAAKLLRSALQPRRVAWPTTQTTSPLRRGFFTAALNPKGMMIYFAILPQFMHAGHAVALQAMLLSAIFIALCALVYSVLSMALARTGRAGGPSDRRRRCVEGVSGGMLIVAAARLASN, encoded by the coding sequence ATGGATATCCACACCCTGCTGCTGTTTGCCGCCACGGTTCTGCCGCTGATCTGCGTGCCGGGGCCGGACATGCTTTTCATCGCCTCGCAGGCCGTGACGGGCAACGCCCATGCTGGGCTGCAGGCTACGGCGGGCGTCTGCCTCGGCTACGTGCTGCATTCGTTGCTGGTGGCGCTCGGCCTTGCGGCGGTGATCGCGACCTCGCCCGTGCTGTTCCATGCATTCCGCTGGATGGGCGTGCTGTACCTGATCTGGCTCGCCGCGAAACTGCTGCGTTCGGCGCTCCAGCCCCGGCGTGTCGCATGGCCCACGACGCAGACCACATCGCCGCTGCGCCGCGGCTTTTTCACAGCGGCGCTCAATCCCAAGGGCATGATGATCTACTTTGCGATCCTGCCGCAGTTCATGCATGCCGGGCACGCCGTCGCGCTGCAGGCGATGTTGCTCTCGGCCATCTTCATCGCGTTGTGCGCGCTGGTATACAGCGTGCTCAGCATGGCACTCGCCCGCACTGGCCGTGCCGGCGGCCCGAGTGATCGCCGCCGGCGGTGCGTGGAAGGCGTATCCGGCGGCATGCTGATCGTCGCCGCCGCAAGACTGGCGAGCAACTAG
- a CDS encoding metal-dependent hydrolase family protein: protein MRLLPLFTAIVLGLGSTAVAVADDAPASTPASTRLAVRAAHLVDVKAGTVRDNPLVIIEGDHITDVRYDGQVPAGVNVIDLGSATLLPGLIDCHVHLTGDPNEVKGDYYEAMLKRTSLDAAILSPTYAKRTLDAGFTTVRNVGADDYVDVALRDAINRGDIAGPRMLVSGPALGATGGHADGTTGFSPWIEFHDVNGVADGVDAIRHRVRENVKHGADVIKFMASAGVLSAEASVGAPQYSQEEMNAVVDEAHRWGKKVAAHAHGAEAIKMAIRAGVDSVEHSSLIDEEGLKLAKQHGTYLDFDVYNDDYILSEYAKKGFPASTIDKEKLVGRLQRENFQRAVKAGEKMSFGTDAGVYPHGWNAKQFAVMTKWGMTPMQAIQAATVNAADLLGMTGTVGQLAPGYYADLVAVNGDPIKDVSQLEHVAFVMKAGDVDRNDIKR, encoded by the coding sequence ATGCGTCTGTTGCCCCTGTTCACCGCCATTGTCCTTGGCCTCGGCTCGACGGCTGTCGCCGTGGCCGACGATGCGCCCGCGTCCACGCCCGCATCCACGCGCCTGGCCGTGCGCGCCGCCCACCTGGTCGACGTGAAGGCCGGCACCGTGCGCGACAACCCGCTGGTGATCATCGAAGGCGACCACATCACCGACGTGCGCTACGACGGGCAGGTGCCGGCCGGCGTCAACGTGATCGACCTGGGCAGCGCGACGCTGCTGCCCGGCTTGATCGACTGCCACGTGCACCTTACCGGCGACCCGAATGAGGTGAAGGGCGACTACTACGAGGCCATGCTCAAGCGCACCTCGCTCGATGCGGCCATTCTCTCGCCCACCTATGCCAAGCGCACGCTGGATGCGGGCTTCACCACCGTGCGCAACGTCGGTGCCGACGACTATGTCGACGTCGCGTTGCGCGACGCGATCAACCGTGGCGACATCGCGGGTCCGCGCATGCTGGTGTCCGGGCCGGCGCTGGGCGCGACGGGCGGCCACGCCGACGGCACCACCGGGTTCTCGCCGTGGATCGAGTTCCATGACGTCAATGGCGTGGCCGACGGCGTCGACGCGATTCGCCATCGCGTGCGCGAGAACGTCAAGCACGGTGCCGATGTCATCAAGTTCATGGCGAGCGCGGGCGTGCTGAGCGCGGAGGCCTCGGTCGGCGCACCGCAGTATTCGCAGGAAGAAATGAACGCCGTCGTCGACGAGGCGCATCGCTGGGGCAAGAAGGTGGCCGCGCACGCGCACGGCGCCGAAGCCATCAAGATGGCCATTCGCGCGGGCGTCGACTCGGTGGAGCACAGCAGCCTGATCGACGAGGAAGGCCTGAAGCTCGCCAAGCAGCACGGCACGTATCTCGACTTCGACGTCTACAACGACGACTACATCCTCAGCGAGTACGCCAAGAAGGGATTTCCGGCCAGCACCATCGACAAGGAGAAGCTGGTGGGCCGCCTGCAGCGCGAGAACTTCCAGCGCGCGGTAAAGGCCGGCGAAAAGATGAGCTTCGGCACCGATGCCGGCGTATATCCGCACGGCTGGAACGCCAAGCAGTTCGCCGTGATGACCAAGTGGGGCATGACGCCGATGCAGGCCATCCAGGCCGCCACGGTGAATGCCGCCGACCTGCTCGGCATGACGGGCACGGTCGGCCAGTTGGCGCCGGGCTACTACGCCGACCTCGTCGCGGTGAACGGTGATCCGATCAAGGATGTGTCGCAGCTTGAGCACGTCGCCTTCGTGATGAAGGCTGGCGATGTGGACAGGAACGACATCAAGCGCTGA
- a CDS encoding S8 family serine peptidase, whose protein sequence is MERQTYKRLLAVSLLFALSASASAAEFGTSPPPSANFDVSPLQSDQTYSGFIITYKNGSSERGNAAAAVQNIGVAASRAKLTAGTAASPRALNVRYARKLATGADLVHTDRALSSTEAATLIQQIAADPAVAYVEPEYMLKRVDDIRPAAAATFTTPNDTYYGGYQWDYLTPSGASFFDNSLNANVANWGAANIQQAWSLADGAGVTIASLDTGVTSHPDLNLALANAGYDFITSASVSGRSTNGRVSGGWDTGDWVTAGQCGTGQAAENSSWHGTHVFGTAGGEITNNSVGMAGTAYNAQVLPVRVLGHCGGSNADIADAITWSSGGSVSGVPANANPAKVLSLSLGGSGTCPSSSVLGQAITGAIGRGATVVVAAGNSNANAANFSPASCSGAVVVAATGVTSTRAYYSNYGAIVTIAAPGGGVYQGDASTGTQTTTGFIWSTINAGTTTPTTATYGGMAGTSQATPHVAGIVALMQSYRLSLGKALLTPAQVTSLLKSTATTPHVKPGNTKPIGAGIVNAYAAVQAAGTQP, encoded by the coding sequence ATGGAACGTCAAACGTATAAGCGTCTGCTGGCTGTTTCCTTGCTGTTTGCCCTGTCTGCCTCCGCGTCCGCCGCGGAGTTCGGCACGTCGCCGCCACCTTCGGCGAATTTCGACGTGAGTCCGCTGCAGAGCGATCAGACTTACAGCGGCTTCATCATCACGTACAAGAACGGCAGCTCCGAGCGCGGCAATGCCGCCGCGGCGGTGCAGAACATCGGCGTGGCGGCATCACGCGCAAAGCTGACGGCCGGCACGGCGGCGTCGCCGCGCGCGCTCAACGTGCGCTACGCCCGTAAACTGGCCACCGGCGCCGACCTGGTGCACACCGATCGCGCGCTGTCGTCCACCGAAGCGGCAACGCTGATCCAGCAGATCGCGGCCGATCCTGCCGTGGCCTACGTGGAGCCGGAATACATGCTCAAGCGCGTGGACGATATCCGTCCTGCCGCCGCCGCGACGTTCACCACGCCGAACGACACCTACTACGGCGGCTACCAGTGGGACTACCTCACGCCCAGCGGCGCGAGCTTCTTCGACAACTCGCTCAACGCCAACGTCGCCAACTGGGGCGCGGCCAATATCCAGCAGGCTTGGAGCCTCGCCGATGGCGCTGGCGTCACCATTGCGAGCCTGGATACTGGCGTGACCAGCCATCCGGATCTGAACCTTGCGCTGGCCAATGCCGGCTATGACTTCATCACCAGCGCTTCGGTGTCGGGGCGTTCGACCAACGGGCGTGTCTCCGGTGGCTGGGATACCGGTGACTGGGTGACGGCCGGCCAGTGCGGTACGGGGCAGGCGGCGGAGAACAGCAGCTGGCACGGCACGCATGTGTTCGGCACCGCTGGCGGAGAGATCACCAACAACAGCGTTGGCATGGCCGGCACGGCGTACAACGCGCAGGTGCTGCCGGTGCGCGTGCTCGGCCACTGCGGTGGCTCCAATGCCGACATCGCGGATGCCATCACCTGGTCGTCGGGCGGCAGCGTGTCGGGCGTGCCCGCCAATGCCAACCCCGCCAAGGTGCTCAGCCTCAGCCTGGGTGGCTCGGGCACGTGCCCGTCCAGCAGCGTGTTGGGGCAGGCGATCACCGGTGCCATCGGTCGCGGCGCCACCGTGGTGGTGGCCGCGGGCAACAGCAATGCCAATGCGGCGAACTTCTCGCCAGCCAGTTGCTCGGGTGCGGTGGTGGTGGCGGCGACTGGCGTCACGAGTACGCGCGCCTACTACTCCAACTACGGCGCCATCGTCACCATCGCCGCGCCTGGCGGTGGCGTGTACCAGGGGGACGCCTCCACCGGCACGCAGACCACCACCGGCTTCATCTGGTCGACCATCAACGCCGGCACCACCACGCCGACCACGGCGACCTACGGCGGCATGGCGGGCACTTCGCAGGCCACGCCGCATGTGGCGGGCATCGTGGCATTGATGCAGAGCTACCGCCTGTCGCTCGGCAAGGCCTTGCTGACGCCCGCACAGGTCACCTCGCTGTTGAAGTCCACAGCCACCACGCCGCACGTGAAGCCCGGCAATACCAAGCCGATCGGCGCCGGCATCGTCAACGCCTATGCCGCCGTGCAGGCGGCGGGTACCCAGCCCTGA
- a CDS encoding UBP-type zinc finger domain-containing protein: MSKQESGINLDAEPSGNGCVECLASGGWWFHLRRCAECGHIGCCDSSPSQHATKHFHETGHPVVANFEPDERWFFDYRTGQAYYGPALRPPLFHPLDQPTPGPKGKVPKNWEDLLN; the protein is encoded by the coding sequence ATGAGCAAACAAGAATCAGGCATCAACCTTGACGCCGAACCGAGCGGCAACGGCTGCGTGGAATGCCTGGCGTCGGGCGGATGGTGGTTCCACCTGCGCCGCTGCGCCGAGTGCGGCCACATCGGTTGCTGCGACAGCTCGCCGAGCCAGCACGCAACCAAGCACTTCCACGAAACCGGCCACCCGGTGGTGGCCAACTTCGAGCCGGACGAGCGCTGGTTCTTCGATTACCGCACGGGGCAGGCCTACTACGGTCCGGCGTTGCGCCCACCGCTGTTCCATCCGCTGGACCAGCCGACACCGGGGCCGAAAGGCAAGGTGCCGAAGAACTGGGAGGATTTGTTGAACTGA
- a CDS encoding penicillin acylase family protein produces the protein MTHYFAKHVLCLAVLGGLSVASVVHASSDDEARWKAEAAAVTITRDDWGIAHVHGKTDADAVFGMAYTQAEDDFNRVETNYLNSLGWLAKAEGEQAIWSDLRQQLWIDPVELKRLYAKSPAWLRELMDAWADGLNDYLATHPDVHPRVITHFEPWMALSFSEGSIGGDIERVSLKELQAFYGKSTDTVAFVDTPSSWVEPTGSNGIAIAPKLAADGHALLLINPHTSFFFRSELQMSSDAGLDVYGAVTWGQFFVYQGFNRHIGFMHTSTTADVVDEFAETIVHDGGKPGYRYGKEVRPVTTRAITIAYRKADGSMGERTFTTYATHHGPVVRGEGGKWIATALMNKPMEALEQSWLRTKAIDFKSFMKIAELKANSSNNTIYADDKGNIAYLHPQFIPKRDNRFDYTKPVDGSDPATDWQGLLPLDAAPHLLNPANAWIMNTNDWPYSAAGPDSPKREAYPRYMDSVGENPRGIHATLLLSDQRDVTLSSLITDAFDSYLPAFARQIPILVKDYDALPANDPLKKKLVGQIALLRHWDYRWGIASMPTSLAVFWGDTLWDKVDKSDVSEGLSVYDIMAERAGPQARLEALAEASDRLEKDFGSWGVPWGEVNRYQRINGDIQQPFDDGKPSIPVPFTSSRWGSLASFGAHRWPGTRRYYGTSGNSFVAAVEFGDKVRARAITVGGESGHPGSPHFNDEAERYTTGNLRAVYFWPEDLKGHIERTYHPGT, from the coding sequence GTGACCCACTACTTCGCCAAGCATGTGCTCTGCCTCGCTGTGCTCGGCGGCTTGTCTGTCGCGTCCGTGGTGCACGCCTCGTCCGACGATGAGGCCCGCTGGAAAGCCGAAGCCGCCGCCGTCACCATCACCCGCGACGACTGGGGCATCGCCCACGTCCACGGCAAGACCGATGCCGACGCGGTGTTCGGCATGGCCTACACCCAGGCCGAGGACGACTTCAACCGCGTCGAGACGAACTACCTCAACTCACTCGGCTGGCTGGCAAAGGCCGAGGGCGAGCAGGCGATCTGGTCCGACCTGCGTCAGCAGTTGTGGATCGATCCGGTCGAACTCAAGCGCCTCTATGCGAAGAGCCCCGCGTGGTTGCGCGAGCTGATGGACGCGTGGGCCGATGGACTCAACGACTACCTCGCCACGCATCCGGACGTCCATCCGCGCGTCATCACGCATTTCGAGCCGTGGATGGCCTTGAGTTTCAGCGAGGGCAGCATCGGTGGTGACATCGAGCGTGTATCGCTGAAGGAGCTGCAGGCGTTCTACGGCAAGTCCACCGACACGGTGGCCTTTGTCGACACACCCTCGAGCTGGGTGGAGCCCACCGGCTCCAACGGCATCGCCATCGCGCCGAAGCTGGCGGCGGATGGGCACGCGCTACTGCTGATCAATCCACATACCTCGTTCTTCTTCCGTTCCGAGCTGCAGATGTCCAGCGATGCGGGGCTGGACGTGTACGGCGCGGTGACCTGGGGCCAGTTCTTCGTCTATCAGGGCTTCAACCGACATATCGGGTTCATGCATACCTCGACCACCGCCGACGTGGTGGACGAGTTCGCCGAAACCATCGTGCATGACGGCGGCAAGCCGGGTTATCGCTACGGCAAGGAAGTTCGTCCCGTCACCACCAGGGCCATCACCATCGCCTATCGCAAGGCCGATGGCTCGATGGGCGAGCGGACGTTCACCACCTACGCCACGCACCACGGTCCCGTCGTGCGTGGGGAAGGCGGCAAGTGGATCGCGACCGCGCTGATGAACAAGCCCATGGAAGCGCTGGAGCAGAGCTGGTTGCGCACCAAGGCGATCGACTTCAAGAGCTTCATGAAGATCGCGGAGCTGAAGGCCAACTCGTCGAACAACACCATCTATGCCGACGACAAGGGCAACATCGCCTATCTGCACCCGCAGTTCATCCCCAAGCGCGACAACCGCTTCGACTATACGAAGCCGGTGGATGGCAGCGACCCCGCCACCGACTGGCAGGGCCTGTTGCCGCTGGATGCCGCGCCGCATCTGCTCAATCCCGCCAACGCCTGGATCATGAATACCAACGACTGGCCGTACTCGGCGGCCGGTCCCGACAGCCCGAAACGCGAGGCCTACCCGCGCTACATGGACAGCGTCGGCGAAAATCCGCGTGGCATCCACGCCACCTTGCTGCTGAGCGACCAGCGCGACGTCACCTTGTCGTCGCTGATCACCGACGCATTCGATTCCTACCTGCCTGCCTTCGCGCGGCAGATTCCCATCCTGGTGAAGGACTACGACGCGCTGCCTGCGAACGATCCGCTGAAGAAAAAACTCGTCGGCCAGATCGCGCTGCTGCGTCACTGGGACTATCGCTGGGGCATCGCTTCCATGCCGACCTCGCTGGCGGTGTTCTGGGGTGACACGTTGTGGGACAAGGTCGACAAGTCCGACGTGTCCGAAGGGCTTTCGGTCTACGACATCATGGCCGAGCGCGCAGGCCCGCAGGCGCGCCTGGAAGCCCTGGCGGAAGCTTCGGACCGGTTGGAAAAAGATTTCGGCAGCTGGGGCGTGCCCTGGGGTGAAGTAAACCGCTACCAGCGCATCAACGGCGACATCCAGCAGCCCTTCGACGACGGCAAGCCGAGCATCCCGGTGCCGTTCACCTCGTCACGCTGGGGCTCGCTCGCGTCGTTCGGTGCGCATCGCTGGCCGGGCACGCGGCGTTACTACGGCACCAGTGGCAACAGCTTCGTTGCGGCGGTGGAATTTGGCGACAAGGTGCGCGCGCGGGCGATCACGGTGGGCGGCGAAAGCGGCCATCCCGGTTCGCCGCACTTCAACGACGAAGCCGAGCGCTACACCACGGGCAACCTGCGCGCGGTGTACTTCTGGCCGGAGGATCTGAAGGGCCACATCGAGCGCACGTATCATCCCGGGACGTAA
- a CDS encoding methyltransferase family protein — MKIETVAIVLFAAWFFSEGLILRTARDRSGANVDHRSLAVLATSNMLLPWLSIALYFLGIGRLDVAPMFKFIGTLVMVAGFCVRWSGMWTLRKFFSANVAVQNDHRLVIAGPYRFVRHPGYFGGWLSFVGLGMALGNGLAIVLLTVFTLPAFLYRIRIEEDALTRAFPDYPQYVLKVKRFLPFVW; from the coding sequence ATGAAGATTGAGACCGTTGCGATCGTGCTCTTCGCCGCCTGGTTCTTTTCCGAGGGTCTGATACTCCGCACGGCGCGCGACCGGAGCGGCGCGAACGTGGACCACCGCTCGCTCGCCGTGCTGGCGACCAGCAACATGCTTTTGCCATGGCTTTCCATTGCCCTGTACTTTCTCGGCATCGGCAGGCTGGACGTCGCGCCGATGTTCAAGTTCATCGGTACGCTGGTGATGGTGGCGGGCTTCTGCGTCCGCTGGTCGGGCATGTGGACGTTGCGGAAGTTCTTCTCGGCCAACGTGGCGGTGCAGAACGATCACCGGCTGGTGATCGCGGGGCCGTATCGCTTTGTGCGTCACCCCGGCTACTTCGGCGGCTGGCTGTCATTCGTCGGGCTGGGGATGGCGCTGGGCAACGGACTGGCGATCGTGCTGCTCACGGTGTTCACCTTGCCGGCATTTCTCTATCGCATCCGCATTGAGGAAGACGCGCTCACCCGCGCGTTCCCCGACTACCCGCAGTACGTCCTGAAGGTGAAGCGTTTCCTGCCCTTCGTGTGGTGA
- a CDS encoding Lrp/AsnC family transcriptional regulator: MPIRLDDTDKRILHALQENARLPNTDLAREVGLSPSPCLRRVKLLEEAGVIDRYVAVLDPAKVGAGLTLFTRVWLTAQDADTIDQFIRAMQRLPQVMECYIMLGDCDALLRVAVADLDDYRHFQSTHLTRANGIQNVKTDMPSQVVKRTYALPLE, from the coding sequence ATGCCAATCCGGCTGGACGACACCGACAAGCGCATCCTGCACGCCCTGCAGGAGAACGCGCGGCTGCCCAACACCGACCTTGCCCGCGAAGTGGGCCTGTCGCCCTCGCCCTGCCTGCGCCGGGTGAAGCTGCTGGAAGAGGCCGGCGTGATCGACCGCTACGTCGCCGTGCTCGACCCGGCCAAGGTCGGTGCAGGCCTTACCCTGTTCACCCGCGTGTGGCTTACCGCGCAGGACGCCGACACCATCGACCAGTTCATCCGCGCCATGCAGCGGCTGCCGCAGGTGATGGAGTGCTACATCATGCTTGGCGATTGCGACGCGTTGTTGCGCGTGGCCGTGGCGGACCTGGACGACTATCGCCATTTCCAGTCCACCCATCTCACCCGCGCCAACGGCATCCAGAACGTCAAGACCGACATGCCCAGTCAGGTGGTCAAGCGCACGTATGCGCTGCCCTTGGAGTGA